TCTCAGTTATATAGTAAGATTAGAATAAAGTGATTGATAAAACTTTCCATTATTCAATTCTTAGAATGAACGTTACCGTCCGATTCAAACCATATTGCCCACTAGTCAGGAGATGCAGACTGAGTGGTACATATCGAGTGTTCAGTATTTAGATAGTATTCGTATAGCAAGTGAGGTACCCCGTAACATGCAGCCCAATTCTGATACGATGCACAACAGTGGTGAGATTCCAAATGATGGGGTTGCTGACGGGTTTGAAGGTTATGCAACGTTGACCCCCATGGCCACCCAAACAGCAGCCACCCAAACAGCAAGAAAAAGAAGATCTGCAATTCATGATGGAGGAAATGTTTCAAATACGGATGAATTAGAATCGTCTCTTATTGAAAAATTTATATCAATATTGGACCTGAACAATGAGAAGCTAAGTTCGATAATTGATGCAAAGTTTGAGGCAAAGGTGAGGGTGAAATTAAATAAATGTGTTTTATGTGATAGTGATGCTAATATGTCTATTTCTTATGCAGCTAATGAGTCTAAGTCTTGATCATGGTAGAGTTCATTCAGTCGGAAAGGTAATGTTGTATTGCGAGGATTTAAGCAATTCAATTAcatcaaaaataatatatactaATGTTCGTTATCACTTAAACTTATGTTTGTAGCCGGAAGTAGACTCGTTTGTGAACTTCAATGATGTTGGTGATAATGAAGTGGCAACTGTCAAGTTGCAACCGTGTGACgatcttgtctgtaataatacAGAACAGTTAGTCCACGATGCCCCGACAGCCGCAATGCGGCGATCAGAGAGGTTAGTAAAGCCCGATCCGTCTATGCTATCACCTTTTGTTTTGTTCAAGAATGTGTCAAAGAGAAACAAGAACAAAGAAGATAGTACGTGTACGGATAAACAGATTCAAAAGATCCGAGATTGGTATATCATCGAACGTTCACTTGTAAACAAGACGGATTCAAGGACCCGGAAGCTTGGAAAAACGATGGCCGGTGAAGTTGGTCCACAATTTTGGTCTTCGTTGCTAAGTGACGACGGGTCCGGTTGGTTAAGTGATGATGTAAGAAATTATCAATATTAATGCTTTCAAATTATTTATATTTTCAAATCTgttattttaaaaatttttcaaaacagcATTTATACGGTTGGATGATTAAGATGTACGAGCAGAGGAACGACACCGATCGTTGGAGCATTCTACCACCCTATTTTCAATTGACCGTAATTCAGTGTGATGCACACCGGAGGATGGAGCGCTATTTCAATGGGTCCTTGATTCCTATTCCACCAATTTCCGAAGTTGACGAGGTAAATTATGTTTGAATGCCgaaatgtttatatatatttcatttaaaaataaaaaattactagCAACTATTTTATGCATGGATAGGTTTATGTTCCGTTGAATATAAAAAACGTGCattggattttgggggtgttccACCTTCGCAATCGGACTCTCACAATTTACGACAAATTCGTCATATCGTATATATACTACCAGTATAGTGCATTGAATCAATTTCTTACAATTTACATATTCATACGTGTGTAGTTTATTGCAAAGTCAAACATTGGTTCAAGACAGAACGAAAGTCATTTACCACATCAATTTTGCCTTCGACATATGGCTACGCATCAACGGATACTATTCAGCCGATGAGCCAGTAAATTTGTCGTTGCCGTTCAAAGTCGTTTACCCCAGGCAAGTACCTCAACAATCAGGGAGTTTAGGAGATTGTGGTGTATGGGTTTGCATTTTCATGGAAATGCTGATCAAAAAGGAACCCCTTTCTCGAGAAGAAAACACCGCAAAGGCAGCTTACCAAATGAGACAAAGGTTGGCTATCATGTTCTACGATAGCCTGTTACCGGAAAACTTTGATCTTGTCAGTAGTTGCCAGTCATTTGAAAATGATGAGGATGAACAAGTTGATGAAAAAGTTGTAGATCCGTAAACATGGTATTATGACATTGAACATTTTGCATTGGGCCGGCCCATTTGGGGCCCAATTATGATTCGCCCCATCCTATTTCCACTGAATTAAATTTGTTCGATTTCAAAAAATCTCATTGGGCCGGCCCAAATCTGGTTATGCCCATTTACATTACAATATTTTGTTTATTGTTTATATTTTGGTGTAGCCCATGCAGCTGACCCATTATTACGGGTTGGGCCGGCCCAAATCTGATTCTCCCCTTTCTGATTTGGCTCATTAAAGCAACTTTTTGCATATTCTCAACTGGTACagaattatgtttaaaaaaacaCTCTGtttaatgtaaaaaaaaaacttgttaaccaaataaaaaaaataacttttaATGCACTATCTTCTGGCCGGCCCAAATCTGGTTATGCCCATTTACATTACAGTATTTTGTTTATTGTTTATATTTTGGTCTAGCCCATGCAGCTGACCCATTATTACGGGTTGGGCCGGTCCAAATCTGATTCTCCCCTTTCTGATTTGGCTCATTAAAGCAACTTTTGCATATTCTCAACTGGTACagaattatgtttaaaaaaaacactctgtttaatgtaaaaaaaaaaaaaaacttgttaaccaaataaaaaaaaaaaacttttaatgcACTATTTTCTGGCCGGCCCAAATCTGGTTATGCCCATTTACATTACAATATTTTGTTTATTGTTTATATTTTGGTCTAGCCCATGCAGCTGACCCATTATTACGGGTTGGGCCGGCCCAAATCTGATTCTCCCCTTTCTGATTTGGCTCATTAGAGCAACTTTCTGATATGGCTCATTAAAAAAAAACACTGtttaatgtaaaaaaaaaaaaaaaaaaaaaacttgttaaccaaataataaaaaaaaataacttttaaTGCACTATTTTCGGGCAGGCCCAAATCTCATTCCATTAGTGCAGCAATTCTTACACTATTTTCGGACCAATTCAGAAGGGGGTGcataattatgttaaaaaaaaaaaacttgttaacCAAATATATTAATATAACCAAATAGATTTAATGCacataatatatattaatataacCAAAACGGTTCGTTTCATACATatcttaaatattaaaaataaaagttgTTAACCAAACTAGTACATAAAACCAAAATCGGTTAACAAACGGGTGATCTTAGACATAAGTGACGAACTATATGAAGATTTACAAGTAAATCTTCATAATCTCCCAAATAGAGACCCGATCGAAGTCTTCATAATACGTCAACAGGTACTCTAGTTTTGCGTCCTCGATCACTTCTTGTTCAGTTACCTTCTTTTTCTCGTCGGACGCTGCCTTGGACGCTTCCTTTACCCTTCCATTGAACCTCGAACAAATGCACCTTAGGTAGGCCGCACGGAACTCCACCTCATTCACATTTCGTTCGGTTTCACCAACATGTCTAAAAAACATGTGGAAAACGCTGACCCAAAAGGCGGCATCCATAGTAGCATGCCGGCATAGGTGTCTCGTTTCAACGTAGGACATTGCAACGGCAATGTCTTCAACCTCGGTCCATGAATTATCCATATTCTTGAAGTTTTTGTGTAGAGTAAAGAAAGTGGAATGATGAAAATGGGAGGTAGGTTATGTATATATATGCATGGATGTCTTAATTAAATGCAAAATAAGTATAAGTTAATAAAGGAACTAAATTGTAACATAAAGTTTGCTAATTTTGTATAACTTAAAAAAATacctttaaataataataaaaaaaacagattCTAAACTTTATAAAAAgttattaaattattttattaatattgagTTTACCTATTTTTAACAAacggtttaaaaaaaattataataatgtATTAGTTATAAAAAATGAGGAGGTAGGTGGAAGTTATTATTGGTCTATAAATATGGACCATTGGTGGGATTTCTTCATACCACCACAAATTTTCACAATAATGTCGTCAAAAGGAAGGCGTCAATCAAGCATTCCAGATTGTGTAGAGAACGCTGTTTGGCTTAATCGGGATGACCAATCTGTTTATTGGTCACAAAATGTTCTTGACTTCTACTACGGCGGTGATAGCCAATTTTGCTATTCAACTTATATGGGGCAGACGCCATTAGACAGGGAGTGGTGGGGTGGAGTACTAGGGTATTGTGGAGATGGATTTATGCATGAAACGGTAATTAGATTATTTTACTTAGttttattagttatattatttataatttcTAAATAtgatactttaaaaaaaaaaattagcatGTCCGTGCATGGTGTAACAAGCTAATACAAGATAGAGAAACAAAATATCGTCGAGGGACATCTTCATCAAATACTGTTGGTTGGACCATTCTACCCCCAAATTTTATAAACCTTCTGGCGGAACAGGATCAAGATGCTTACGGATACGCTACTGGCATTGTAGAACTTTACCCTGCCTTTTGGGAAGTGGATAcgataaaaaaaattacattgtaAGAATGAGCAACATAGATATGTACTCACTAAATATTTACCGTATCTCCTTTTCAGGTTTACATACCAGTATCCCAAGACAAAGAAGGCTGGTAATCTTGAAGATAGATATGCACTCACTAAAAATTACCGTTTATTTTACCAATAAATGTGATGCACTTAATTGCGGGGAACGATTCTGCATTCACAGAAGGATACACCAAATTCTAGTAGAATTCGAGAGTCTCTTCTTATGGTTCCTCGGTCGTATACAATATTGGGAAAATGCGGGACTAAGTGAGGCTGATGCGTTGGATTACACCGGGGATGTTGTCTGGCCTACATTGGAACATCGGGTTGGTCGGAATTCGGGTGTGATATTGTGTATGTTGCTGCAAAATCTTGTGCAAAACAGTGTACTTCCAAACTGGCAGGAACGAAACATGCAAGATGCATGTATGAGATATAGAAGATTTACGGCGGATCAACTCTATTCTGCACGTTTCACACCCCattaataatctaattaataaaAATGCCTAGTGAAATTATTGTGAGATAAATTAATCCCTAAATTAATTGAATCGaaatttttgttaattgtttATTTAGTGAAATTatgttcttttgtttttcaattatAAAAGACTTTTTTTGTGAATTACAAAAAACTTAAAATAGAaagttaatataaataaaataaggaTTGTAATATATCTTAAATAGGATATACATTTGGCATAAATTTATACCAAAACTTCTTATTTAATCATCACCCAAATTGTACGAGGGCCATGTATTTTGAAGTACATAATCCTGAAATTCTCTGGCTTCAACTTGGGCGGTTGTGGGTTGTGGCTTAGAGACGGTGCGAGAAGAAGTCTTTGTTTTGGGCGGTGCTAAACAGCTCGCACGTGAATGCCCATACGTTTTGCACTTACCGCAATATACGGGAGTTGGGTCCTCTCCTAGCGATAGGATTCGTTTGTTTTCTTTCGGACGTCCGGCTTGTCGTTTTGTAATAAGCGGTGGTTGCAGATTCACCAGTCCATCGGGTACTTCCCACTCTGATTTATCAGGGACTGGATTTATATGCGCCTCATACGTCGATTTATAAACTTCATTAGTGTAAAATGACATCGCATAATGAGCACAATCTGGTTCACCTAAAAATCTAGATACCGCAATAACGTGCCCGCAAGGTAACCCAGATACTTGCCAAACCCGACAACTGCATGTTCCATTAGAGAAGTCAACTAAACCTCTCTTTCCACCGTCATCAACATCAAAACTGTCCTGGGAAATTCCAGCAACCACCCACGAACGAGAACCTTCAACTTTGCCTCGAATTTTTTTTTGAGCCCACGGTGTAAGCAAGTGTTCCCCTTGAATTCCCTCTTTCCGGCGATCATAGAACCATTTTTAGACAGACTGTATGAAAAATTCTATCAGTTGGGTTATTGGAATTTTTCGGGCATGGTTTGATAAAGCATTCATAGATTCAGCGCTATTAGATGTCATGTAATGATATCTTCTGGCTGGACAATGTGCTCTTGACCATTTGTCAAACCCAATTTCTATAAGAATGTTTCGTAATCTTGGAACAGCAGCACATAGCGCGTCGAATGATTCTTGAAAATCGGATATCCGGTAAGATTTGCAAGTCTTCCACCAAAGACTCTCATATTCCTTTTTTTTTACGGTAATCGAAGGTTGACCATCAAATGACGACAACATAACCCGTGAAAGCTTCTTGGAAACACCACCCATACGACTAATTGTATAGAAGCTGCCCGGTCAGAAATGATTGCCAAATCTGGATGCTCGCCGATGCATTCTTTCAGTTTTGAAAGGAACCACGTCCACGACTCACCGTCTTCAGATTTACCAATGCCATAACCAATAGGCAAAATCTGATTGTTTCCGTCCATGCCCACAGCCAAAAACATTGTTCCTTTAAATTCACCCTTCAAGGGGGCCGCATTTATGATGATAAGCGGTCTTAAATTACGGACAAAGCTCCGAATCTGAAAGCAATACGATAATGTTagatttttggggaaaaatttatttattgatttatttatttatagtcTTTCACTTACCACCGCACCTATGGCCACAAATAACATTTCAAAACGACTTTCAGAATCAGTGCGTATGTGTGTCACTGACTGATATCAACAACCTAAGCTATAACTACATAATATATTGTTGATCACAAAGCAATAGTCACTAAatattgttggaaatttatcagtggacacataagtttattaactccatataaattAACTTATTGTGATAATGTCAGCTACCATGTCTCCTTGGACAGTAATAGTTCGAGAGGTGTTGCATTAAATTTTTATACGagattaattattcgtttatgaacgaattggggaaactaaatctttgtatcgaatgcattcatgatatgcttaaggatcctataactgaaggtctattacccataagtcttattaagatgGCTCATAAAAGAGACGTGTTTTAATTAATGACCATGTACaactgcatatcgtactatgaatgactaactgttaattaatttttctcatcagtttgattttgtatgtctctaacatatgttatGCCAGTATaataatgacatatagacaaatataaatacaaatcaaatgtTAAAGGGCTTACTTATTTTGATCATAACTgataggttttaaattgaggctgtagtatgattaatgggggtcctgagtcgaataATGAATCAACGGCTGTGTTTTTCTGCTACggttcttggtttaaagctaaaatgagtattaactTCTGATCAGACTTATCTAAtgctcatgataaatgattattcagctaagtgggagaatgtaagactaaacatttatttatatgtatttaatctagtagccatcattatcatttatataatatagattaaaatatattaaaacctataataaattagttggtaattgttgatgagCCAAATTAcgcttattaactaattgggtttccccttgggtgtatGTAAGGAGATTATTAGAGAAGGATTAGAGTTAGACATTCATAACATCACACTCAAAATCGCCCATCCTCTCTCTCCATTACTATgagttcttcaaccctaaagaactTGGTACTACTCATTAACATACATCCTAAAGGGGAACCAAATCATATTGACAAGTATGTCGAACTCCATGGCTgcgtctctgactggattctctgctggcctgtttATTGTACCAagtattatttacatgttttccCTTATGTTTAAACGAAACTGATCAACAATAAGTtctatgttttaaaataaaaaaatccgGGACCAAAATATCCGATTGCTTAAAATGTTGATATAAACAGGATAGAGTGTTACAAAATGACTTATGATTAAGCTAACAAGAGTGACGTTGGAAAGAGAAACAACAATAGAggtgctagagagagaaagttcattgAAATAGACCACCAAGACGAAAATAACCTGCAAAAACTACCTACTCCTACAAAGTCACAACCACAATCGGGTATCATTGAAATCAAGATAAGTTATCAAAAACTAAAAGCGATGTAGCGGCATAAATTCTGGTATTTAAATAGTTTCAAAATAAATAACGAAATCTACATATGAACACGATGTGGAGCTGTGTTTTTGATAAAAGAACCTATTCAAATCCAAATAGATGATGCAACGATGAATATAGAATCTAAGTTGCAGTCTAAGAAACCGATTATGAAGAATGGATCGATTAAGAGTTTGGAAAAAAATGTCGGGTCATAGGTGACCCAAAACGCTTCTTGCTGCTTTGTTTAAGAAAATGATCATAAGGCGAGAAATCCACATATCCGATGCCCTCAGAAAGTGACATTGTCTTCTAGATCGATTCATGGGAAGAGGATCTATTGGCATCATCTTTTGGATTAGCACTTTTGGACTTATATTTCAAATTAGCAAACTTTAAACGTGCCTGAATACTCAACTGGTTATTATGAATATATTAGTTGTAAACCTGCCGTCAAGCGGGAGGCTTTTACTTGTTTTAACAAATTAATACactttttaaatttataaactctttaaatattttaataaatacaAGTTTATCcccttttcaaaaaaaaaaaaaattgaattaaaAAAAACCCACCCCAAATCAAACCATCTAATTCTAACGgataaaaacaaaatcaaaatacATATTCATTCATGATCACGAGTTAAACTAACCTTTAACGTGAAAAAAAAGAGAAACGGACCAATCTTTGTGTCAGGTCTTGAGTGTGTGAAAGTAGTGTGTGTTTAATGTTTGAGTCGTGTTAGGGAAGACTTATGCATCTCAGCATTAGATGCACCCTTATAAGACTCATATAagaggctgtttgtttacctcttaatggttcagacctcttacttgtttagcacttaatggttcagattgtttgtttcatgagcagatgtctgaatggttcagacttcagacatttgcctctgaatggttaaacattatacagagtctgaatggttaagatctctaatctgaattggtcagacatttgccactgaacggttaagcattaaacagtctcttaatggttcaaacctcttactggttcaacacttaatgattcagacctcttactgattcagcacttaatgattcagacctcttactaattcaacacttaaccattcagagatgTTACTAAACAGCCTCTGAAACATTTTGATCCATATCACAGAAACACGAATTGCAATTTACTCTTATAAAAAATACATACACATTGCTAGTTTATACAACAAAACATCTTAATGCATAatgctttttttttctttatatcaTATTTATTGATATTTAACGAAAATAAAATGCTCTATAAGTTCACCCACCATAAGTGATAAAACATCTCAAAACCCTAAACCCCCATTTCTCTTTTCCCCCAAAACCCTAACTCCCTCCGCCACCGCCACAAACCTCCACCATGTCCGACGTCGAGCTCCACCGTTCagataagaagaaaaagaagagcAAGTCCAAAGACACCGACGCCACCACCGAAAACCCCGCCGCCGCCGAAGATTACTTGATCAAACCACAAAGCTTCACACCTGCAATCGACACCTCCGAATGGCCCATTCTCCTCAAAAACTACGACCGATTGAACGTCCGTACCGGCCACTACACTCCTCTCCCCTCCGGCTACTCTCCTCTGAAGCGTCCTCTCGCTGAATACATTAGGTACGGTGTCATTAACCTCGATAAGCCTGCTAACCCTAGCTCACACGAGGTTGTTGCCTGGATTAAACGCATCCTCCGGGTCGAGAAAACGGGCCACAGCGGCACACTCGACCCCAAAGTCACTGGTAATTTGATTGTTTGCATTGATAGAGCCACTAGGTTAGTTAAGTCCCAGCAAGGTGCTGGTAAAGAGTATGTTTGTGTTGCTAGGTTACATTCTGCTGTCCCTGATGTTGCCAAAGTGGCCCGTGCACTCGAGACGTTGACCGGTGCGGTGTTTCAACGACCACCGTTGATTTCCGCGGTTAAACGGCAGCTTAGGATTAGGACCATCTATGAGAGTAAGCTGTTGGAGTATGATGCTGAGAAGCATTTGGTTGTGTTTTGGATTAGTTGTGAGGCCGGGACTTATGTGAGGACTTTGTGTGTCCATCTAGGGTTGATTTTGGGGGTCGGTGGGCATATGCAGGAGTTGAGAAGGGTTCGGTCCGGTATTATGGGCGAGAAGGATAACATGATTACCATGCACGATGTTATGGATGCTCAATGGATGTATGATAATTACAGAGATGAGAGTTATTTGAGGCGTGTGGTTATGCCGTTGGAGGTGTTGTTGACTAGTTATAAGAGATTAGTGGTTAAGGATTCTGCGGTGAATGCTATTTGTTATGGTGCTAAGCTTATGATTCCGGGTTTGTTGAGGTTTGAGAATGGTATTGAGAACGGGGAGGAAGTGGTTTTGATGACAACGAAAGGGGAGGCGATAGCGTTAGGTATAGCGGAGATGACTACCGCTGTAATGGCCACTTGTGATCATGGTGTTGTGGCGAAGATTAAGAGGGTGGTGATGGATAGAGATACTTATCCTAGGAAATGGGGGTTGGGTCCCACTGCTTCGATGAAAAAGAAGCTGATTTCTGAAGGGAAGTTGAGCAAACATGGAAAACCGAATGAGAAAACTCCGGCTGAGTGGACGAGGAACGTTGTTCTTCCTACTGGTGGTGACTCTATCGTTGCTAGCCTTGCTGCTGCACCACCTGCAGCCGCACAAGCTGTGGAGGAGGCTGCAGAGACCGTGAAAGTTGACAgtgagaagaagaaaaagaagaagaagaagaaggacaAGGATGACGAAGACGGTGATGCAGGGGTTAAACGTAAGTTAGAAGACTTAGAAGTTGAAGAAACACCGGTGTccaagaaaaagaaggttgaagcaGAAGAGGAGAAGGCGGAAGGTGAGACGacagagaagaagaagaaaaagaagaagaaagatggggATGCAGCTGAGAACGGAGATGGGGATAAATccgaaaagaaaaagaaatctAAAGACGCCGAAGATGGTCAAGAAGCAAGCAAAagtgaaaagaaaaagaaaagtaaaGAAGCTGAAGATGGTCAAGAAGTAAGCAAAagtgagaagaagaagaaaaagaagaaagatgcGGAGGAAGAGTAGTTATAATAAGACGGATTCATGAATTTTCAAGTTGAGCTTCGAAGTTCCTGAATTAATGGCTCCATTGGTTGCTGCATATTTCTGGAGATAACCACCAGTTTCAGGCAGCAATTCTTTTCGAGTTGAATGTCTATGTTTTCTCTTTTCTGTCTTGTTTAAGGTGCTATGTGTTTTTTATATGTTTGTAAGGATTTGACTCTACTAGAGTTTTGAAATTTTTGTAGTTTCTTGTTAGCAGCTTTTAGGGCATTTTGGTTTTCtgttttcttttgtttgctttgaTGGGTAGATAGATTTTTAATCACCTAAACTTAACATCTATAGTCTATAGCGTATTATATAAAACCTGCTTCGGGACACATGTCACTCACTAACGGCATCAGAAATGTCAAGTTAAAGTTTACTAATTTGAAAGTTAAGTCCAAAAGTGTTGATCCAAAAGACGATGCCAACCGATGTCACTGGTAATTTATCATGCATGATTCTTCTGAATTATCTGATGTACattgatatttttttttaatttccagATAAAAAATAGCATTTATCAGAAACTTACCGTCTACTGCTGATGAAAACTACTTGAAGTTACTCTTTGGGCCCTTTGGGAAGGTTAGAGATACcgtggtttatttatttatttatttatttattttaatttaagtaTGTAAGTTATAAGATTTAATGGTTTgcatgcttatgtttcaggtagaAAAAGTGGTGGTACACAACAAGGGCGCGTCTAGTGTCGGATTTATTCATTTTGCTCAACGATCAGTAAGTGGCAAAACTTAATTTAGCATGCAGTTTGACatattaatctttttttttttttttttttatgttattgtAATTGCTAACTTTGTTTCCATAAATAGCACCTTGATAATGCCATAGGGGGGCTAAATGAAAAAACCGTCAAAGGGCGGTCCATCATTTAAGCTACAGGTACTGTAAGCAACTGTAGGTATTTAATAAGTTATTTACATAAGAATAACAAACAAATATGAGATATGATAATAGGTTGAAGTTGCAAGGCCCATGGACAAGAAACGGAAAAGGGTTCGCAAATCACTCAGTCGCGTGAAATTTTAAATAACTACAAACCTCAAAATTATGAGTCAGTCATGAGTTCTTTCAATGGCTACCGTGACGACACAGTTCAAAAGGTTTGTTAGATATTAATGTCCTTTTCCAAAAGAATAATATATCTATCTGGTTACTTACACTTTGATATTCTTTTCTGCTTATATTTAGGATCCTATAGTTGCTGATCCCCATGAAGCTGCTGTTCTTCTGCTACCAGTGGCTGTTAGAGATCGGTTACTTCGAGTTTTACGACTCGGTATTGCTCTGTGTTTAAAAAAGCGCGCTTAAAGCGAGCGTGAAGCGCTGAAGCGCTGGAAAAAACGCTTTTTTGGGTCTGAAGCGTTACATTACGTGAAGCGAGCTTTAAGCGGCGAAGCGATGAAGTTGTGAAGCGACGCTCCAGCCAATCAGATCACCATTTGGGCCATTTTTTAAGCCCAACAGTCCTTACAAGGTACATATCGACCTTATATCGACGATATAGCGACTTCCTATGTGAAATCCGGCGACAAATTCCGGCGGCGGAGTTGCTTTCAGCCGGAAACCAGGAAGAAGGGGGAAGAAGAAGAGAGATGCTGAGAGCGGGCGTATCTGTCTTTTAGGCTTTTAGGGTTTTTATAAGTTAaggtttttaaacatttaacccctctatctttcatTAGATTACATTCAGTCCCTGAAACTTCTAACTTTTTACTTAAAAAGTGTAAAGATAGTTTGtctatttaaacatttaaccccctctatcttcagtagtttacatttggtccttaaactttttaatttatGCATAAAAGTACAAAATTAACATTATAAAAAATAGCTATCCATATATAATATGGATAGCtattttttatacatatat
This is a stretch of genomic DNA from Helianthus annuus cultivar XRQ/B chromosome 16, HanXRQr2.0-SUNRISE, whole genome shotgun sequence. It encodes these proteins:
- the LOC110916232 gene encoding H/ACA ribonucleoprotein complex subunit 4, whose translation is MSDVELHRSDKKKKKSKSKDTDATTENPAAAEDYLIKPQSFTPAIDTSEWPILLKNYDRLNVRTGHYTPLPSGYSPLKRPLAEYIRYGVINLDKPANPSSHEVVAWIKRILRVEKTGHSGTLDPKVTGNLIVCIDRATRLVKSQQGAGKEYVCVARLHSAVPDVAKVARALETLTGAVFQRPPLISAVKRQLRIRTIYESKLLEYDAEKHLVVFWISCEAGTYVRTLCVHLGLILGVGGHMQELRRVRSGIMGEKDNMITMHDVMDAQWMYDNYRDESYLRRVVMPLEVLLTSYKRLVVKDSAVNAICYGAKLMIPGLLRFENGIENGEEVVLMTTKGEAIALGIAEMTTAVMATCDHGVVAKIKRVVMDRDTYPRKWGLGPTASMKKKLISEGKLSKHGKPNEKTPAEWTRNVVLPTGGDSIVASLAAAPPAAAQAVEEAAETVKVDSEKKKKKKKKKDKDDEDGDAGVKRKLEDLEVEETPVSKKKKVEAEEEKAEGETTEKKKKKKKKDGDAAENGDGDKSEKKKKSKDAEDGQEASKSEKKKKSKEAEDGQEVSKSEKKKKKKKDAEEE